From a single Spongiibacter taiwanensis genomic region:
- a CDS encoding cobaltochelatase subunit CobN, which produces MFNMLIQQGRFKLVVSALLMFLSSALWADTDSSLVIVSDRSAPTLVAGAHRYLEAHPKARIAIRSVSQVEALDEASLQRLLLSHQSLLLAGVFGDTVERLLAMRFAEGQRRFVLHSDNRLMALQRDARGRAFSPEVSRQFVGSEGLALDAASLADSKEQYPDYRDWLQARAYWIHRSVANAQSLIALLAGGRPAPLIEQARLRVALHSAKGERWLDRAGLDKALSAKRPILWVLDHDTGDLNGEWSLHRQICAGGDWQCVSLLAAWGEPSVAAVNTIAHLMKGKRAATPAAILSLQDFVIGGGEGREAVLQALQALNLPVLKGLRIMDWGYSDWQLSAQGLPPDSVHYRLAMPELQGVSQAQILSVASDSGIDPATGAALRRSEIIDAELKRQLRRVDNWLTLQSKRNADKRVAIVYYNHPPGRHNIGADNLNVPDSLLEILRGLKAAGYHTGELPATSEALLSLLQARGVNLPEDRDALAAMSQRVASVSGADYGQWFATLPKVVQKEMVAGPLGELHQRMLGQLTRLQGLEDLRLRQTRLVLLSESMHNTVTNLHHALDGVRQRSRHRALDLLAQLEREYQQQIDSVTEGGQPDWRAAEQRVAALVALGIEGIRGWGEPPGKVMVWDKKLLVPGLRFGNVFLGPQPPRGWELNEELLHANLSFPPPHQYLAFYHYLQEDFKADALVHVGRHSTYEFLPRRGVGLGEDDYPSIIAGDLPGVYPYIVDGVGEGIQAKRRGLAVMVDHLTPPLAATALYDELLEVRQLVESAEAASDPVTRSNALARLREKIDEYGLRDELEASMDEELKVRGIGFEEIDEELFLHEVGHYLTHVQEDFMPLGLHVFGRDWSNTGIDTMLTSMADGGASESEKAEWRHNLRISPKAEMNALLNGLNGRFIQPGKGNDPIRTPEALPTGRNFHALDGGLIPSQLGYEVGRQLAEQVLSGEHPEDELLRENRQRVAAKYGNGLAQSDVLANKQGVILWASDAVRDEGAMIAFGLKLLGLKPVWNSRGIVKGLERIALGEDQPRRMDVLFTASGLFRDLYGRHMEMLDRAVLLALDASRDSIAESFPNLRPALREALSLIGEESLGGREPLSQNQVAANWVAEARALLAAQPGMAPAELGRQASLRVFGIAPGGYGAGINRMVERSGSWQDRGELGEVYLKRMGHAYGLGLQGEAAQQVFRNQLAGVSKTFLGRASNLYGLIDNNDAFDYLGGLNLAVETVTGSQPDSAVINHARSDKLRMDSLQQTLATELRGRFFNPQWIEPLMEEGYAGARTMGSEFVEYLWGWEVTSPELISDAMWQELKEVYLDDSRELGLDAFLSDGDNRYVQTNILAVMLVAIDKGFWEAGEQTTAELARRFADNIIEHGNPGSGHTHANHPMYDLVKAQLSAERAAELEAVLARSRMAPAQSSSQPSTIREVQLENELTERDTETAQGQATAAATPAAGQAKSAFSLAWYLVLGLLIVVFGLGVRRGLRGST; this is translated from the coding sequence ATGTTCAACATGCTAATCCAGCAGGGACGATTCAAACTCGTTGTGAGTGCATTGCTGATGTTCTTGTCATCGGCGCTGTGGGCTGACACTGACAGCAGCCTGGTGATCGTGTCAGATCGCTCAGCACCCACCTTGGTGGCAGGGGCGCACCGCTACCTGGAAGCTCATCCCAAAGCTCGTATTGCGATTCGCAGCGTCAGTCAGGTTGAGGCGCTGGATGAAGCGTCCCTGCAGCGTTTACTGCTCAGTCATCAGTCGTTGCTGCTGGCAGGGGTATTTGGTGACACCGTGGAGCGCCTGCTGGCGATGCGTTTTGCCGAGGGGCAACGGCGGTTTGTATTGCACAGTGATAACCGCTTGATGGCCCTGCAGCGCGATGCCCGGGGGCGTGCATTCTCGCCCGAGGTCAGTCGACAGTTTGTTGGTAGTGAGGGCTTGGCCCTTGATGCGGCTTCGCTGGCAGACAGCAAGGAGCAGTACCCCGACTACCGCGACTGGCTGCAGGCCCGGGCCTACTGGATTCATCGTTCGGTGGCTAATGCGCAGTCCCTCATTGCCCTGCTGGCCGGGGGTAGGCCCGCGCCGCTGATCGAACAAGCGCGGCTGCGCGTGGCGCTGCACAGCGCAAAGGGCGAGCGTTGGTTAGACCGGGCCGGACTCGATAAAGCACTGAGTGCGAAGCGGCCGATTCTCTGGGTGCTGGATCACGATACCGGTGACCTCAATGGTGAGTGGAGCTTGCATCGCCAAATCTGCGCCGGTGGGGACTGGCAATGCGTGTCCTTATTGGCGGCCTGGGGCGAGCCCAGCGTTGCGGCGGTGAATACCATTGCGCATTTAATGAAGGGCAAGCGCGCCGCGACCCCGGCGGCGATTCTCTCCCTGCAGGATTTTGTGATCGGTGGCGGCGAGGGTCGCGAGGCGGTTCTGCAAGCCTTGCAAGCCCTCAATCTGCCGGTGCTCAAAGGCCTGCGTATTATGGATTGGGGTTACAGTGACTGGCAGCTTTCTGCCCAGGGCTTGCCGCCGGATTCGGTGCACTATCGTTTGGCTATGCCGGAGTTGCAGGGGGTTTCGCAGGCGCAGATTTTGTCAGTCGCATCGGATTCCGGCATAGATCCAGCCACCGGGGCTGCGCTGCGCCGCAGCGAAATAATCGACGCTGAGTTGAAGCGTCAGTTGCGCCGGGTTGATAACTGGCTGACTTTGCAATCAAAGCGCAACGCCGATAAGCGCGTTGCTATTGTGTACTACAACCACCCGCCGGGGCGCCACAATATCGGTGCTGACAACCTCAATGTGCCGGACAGTCTGCTGGAAATACTGCGGGGTTTAAAAGCGGCGGGATATCACACCGGCGAACTGCCAGCCACATCGGAAGCCCTGCTGAGTTTGCTGCAAGCGCGGGGCGTGAATCTGCCGGAAGATCGTGATGCGCTGGCGGCGATGTCGCAGCGGGTGGCCAGTGTCAGCGGCGCCGACTATGGTCAGTGGTTTGCCACACTGCCAAAGGTCGTGCAGAAAGAAATGGTTGCCGGCCCCCTGGGCGAATTACACCAGCGCATGCTTGGCCAACTGACGCGATTGCAGGGGCTTGAGGATCTTCGTCTGCGCCAGACTCGCCTGGTGCTGCTGTCAGAGAGCATGCACAACACGGTAACCAACTTGCACCACGCCCTGGATGGTGTGCGCCAGCGCAGTCGTCATCGGGCCCTGGATTTACTTGCCCAGCTGGAGCGGGAATACCAGCAGCAGATCGACTCCGTGACGGAGGGTGGCCAGCCGGACTGGCGCGCTGCGGAGCAGCGGGTGGCAGCGCTGGTGGCGCTGGGCATTGAGGGTATTCGCGGCTGGGGCGAGCCCCCGGGTAAGGTGATGGTCTGGGACAAAAAGCTGCTGGTGCCCGGACTGCGCTTTGGCAATGTCTTCCTCGGTCCGCAACCGCCCCGGGGCTGGGAGTTGAATGAGGAGTTGCTGCACGCCAATTTGAGCTTTCCGCCACCCCACCAGTACCTGGCCTTCTACCACTATTTGCAAGAAGACTTTAAGGCTGATGCGCTGGTGCATGTTGGCCGCCATTCCACCTATGAATTTTTGCCTCGGCGTGGTGTGGGTCTCGGTGAAGACGACTATCCCAGTATCATCGCTGGTGACCTGCCGGGGGTGTATCCCTATATTGTTGATGGTGTTGGCGAGGGCATTCAGGCTAAACGCCGCGGTCTGGCGGTGATGGTTGATCATTTGACCCCGCCACTGGCCGCGACGGCGCTCTACGATGAACTGCTGGAAGTGCGCCAGCTCGTGGAGAGTGCCGAGGCCGCCAGCGACCCCGTGACCCGGAGCAACGCGCTGGCGAGATTGCGGGAAAAAATCGACGAATACGGCCTGCGCGATGAGCTGGAAGCCTCGATGGATGAGGAGCTGAAAGTGCGCGGCATTGGCTTTGAGGAAATCGACGAAGAACTCTTTCTTCACGAAGTCGGTCACTACCTGACCCATGTGCAGGAAGATTTTATGCCCCTGGGGCTGCATGTATTTGGTCGCGACTGGAGCAACACCGGTATTGATACCATGTTGACCTCGATGGCTGATGGCGGTGCCAGTGAGTCTGAAAAAGCCGAGTGGCGGCATAATTTGCGCATCTCGCCCAAGGCGGAAATGAACGCGCTGCTCAATGGCCTGAATGGTCGTTTCATCCAGCCCGGAAAGGGTAACGATCCAATACGCACCCCGGAGGCGCTGCCCACCGGGCGCAACTTCCACGCCCTGGATGGCGGCCTTATTCCCAGCCAGCTCGGTTACGAGGTCGGCCGTCAGTTGGCCGAGCAGGTTCTCTCCGGCGAGCATCCCGAGGATGAGTTGCTACGGGAAAATCGGCAACGGGTGGCAGCGAAATACGGTAATGGGCTTGCTCAATCCGATGTGCTGGCCAATAAGCAAGGGGTGATTCTGTGGGCCTCGGACGCGGTGCGCGACGAAGGTGCGATGATTGCCTTTGGCCTCAAATTACTGGGCCTGAAGCCGGTGTGGAATAGCCGGGGAATTGTCAAAGGACTGGAGCGCATTGCGCTCGGCGAGGACCAGCCCCGGCGCATGGATGTGCTGTTTACCGCCTCTGGTCTGTTCCGGGATTTGTACGGGCGCCATATGGAAATGCTGGATCGGGCGGTGTTGCTGGCCCTGGACGCCAGCCGGGACAGCATTGCGGAGTCCTTCCCCAATTTGCGCCCGGCCTTGCGGGAGGCCCTGAGCTTGATCGGCGAGGAGTCGTTGGGCGGGCGTGAGCCCCTGAGCCAGAACCAGGTGGCGGCGAACTGGGTGGCGGAGGCGCGGGCGCTGCTGGCTGCCCAGCCCGGAATGGCGCCTGCTGAGCTCGGTCGACAGGCCAGCCTGCGCGTCTTCGGTATTGCGCCCGGCGGTTACGGCGCGGGGATCAATCGGATGGTTGAACGCTCTGGTTCCTGGCAGGATCGCGGTGAGCTGGGCGAGGTGTATCTCAAGCGGATGGGCCACGCCTACGGGCTTGGCTTGCAGGGCGAGGCGGCACAGCAGGTGTTTCGCAATCAGCTGGCGGGGGTTTCCAAAACCTTCCTCGGCCGGGCCAGCAATCTCTATGGGCTGATCGATAACAATGATGCCTTTGACTATCTGGGCGGCTTGAATCTGGCGGTGGAAACGGTCACCGGCAGCCAGCCTGACAGTGCCGTGATCAATCATGCCCGCAGCGATAAGCTGCGCATGGACAGCCTCCAGCAGACCCTGGCCACCGAGCTGCGCGGTCGCTTCTTTAACCCCCAGTGGATCGAACCGCTGATGGAGGAGGGTTACGCAGGCGCCCGCACCATGGGCAGCGAATTTGTGGAATACCTGTGGGGCTGGGAGGTGACCAGCCCTGAGCTGATCAGCGATGCCATGTGGCAGGAGCTCAAAGAGGTTTATCTCGACGACAGTCGCGAGCTAGGTCTGGACGCGTTCTTGAGCGATGGTGACAATCGTTATGTGCAGACCAATATTCTGGCCGTAATGCTGGTGGCCATCGACAAAGGGTTTTGGGAAGCTGGTGAGCAGACCACCGCCGAGCTGGCCCGGCGCTTTGCCGACAATATTATTGAACATGGCAACCCCGGCAGCGGCCATACTCATGCAAATCACCCCATGTACGATCTGGTTAAGGCCCAGCTTAGCGCCGAGCGCGCTGCTGAGCTTGAGGCGGTGTTGGCACGCAGCCGCATGGCCCCGGCGCAGTCCTCGTCCCAGCCCAGTACGATTCGCGAAGTCCAGCTGGAGAATGAGCTGACGGAGCGGGACACGGAGACGGCGCAGGGGCAGGCCACCGCGGCTGCGACCCCGGCTGCCGGTCAGGCAAAAAGCGCGTTTTCTCTGGCCTGGTATCTGGTGCTTGGGCTGCTAATCGTGGTGTTTGGTTTGGGAGTGCGCCGCGGCTTGCGCGGCAGCACGTAG
- a CDS encoding TonB-dependent receptor: MKNRLIHGLLANVAVAFSLTAVPVYAGGVHGEIEEMLVTDHVANRQQGEAEAASVGTVLSEQIEHRPMLRPAEVLETVPGMVITQHSGGGKANQYFLRGFNLDHSTDFANYFEGAPVNMVTHGHGQGYSDLNFLTPELIDKLVYKKGPYHASGGDFSSAGSARISYFKQLQTQTLKVSGGEDGYRRALLLGGGESAGGHWVYSVAKMVDDGPWTIPDELERDNIFIKHSRGDAHSGLSISALYFDSTWNGTDQIPQREVDAGNLSRYDSLDDSTGGETHRYQLSMQQWHALSERQRITSTAYVVDYGLELSGNFTYFANDPLLGDQVTQFDDRVLFGGELGYEWDLNAVHALDLGLGLRVDDIRDVGVGKSVNRQIYAMDSRASVEEVAYSAHASVNSQWSEKFATVVGLRYDQFSVEVDDKLNAANDGDEQDQVLSPKLSVRFGPFADTTFFVNFGQGYHSNDARGVVGGGVPLLSESEGYELGLINTSLDGLQLSLVVFKLDLDSELVFVGDDGTTEAKDATTRTGLELSLYYRPTDWLVLDVDYTTSDAEFSEGEFDGDNVPDSIDDVVSAGLSIESGKGYYGGLRLRYFGPRYLTEDGERQSKSTLVVNANVGVELSDAMSLSLEVLNVFDREDDDITYWYESRPTPGAALVEDYHSHPMIPRTLRVSVTYQF; this comes from the coding sequence ATGAAAAATCGTTTGATTCACGGCTTGCTGGCCAATGTTGCTGTTGCTTTTTCCCTAACGGCCGTGCCGGTATACGCCGGTGGTGTTCATGGTGAAATTGAAGAAATGCTGGTAACCGACCATGTTGCCAATCGCCAGCAGGGCGAGGCCGAGGCCGCTTCGGTCGGCACGGTGTTGTCAGAGCAAATTGAGCACCGCCCGATGTTGCGCCCCGCCGAGGTGCTGGAGACGGTGCCGGGGATGGTGATCACTCAGCACAGCGGCGGTGGCAAGGCCAACCAGTATTTTCTGCGTGGTTTTAATCTGGACCACAGCACGGATTTTGCCAATTACTTTGAGGGCGCGCCGGTCAATATGGTCACCCATGGTCATGGCCAGGGTTACAGCGATCTCAATTTTCTCACCCCGGAGCTGATCGATAAGCTGGTCTACAAGAAAGGCCCCTATCATGCCAGTGGCGGTGACTTTTCATCGGCAGGCTCTGCAAGAATCTCCTACTTTAAGCAGCTTCAGACCCAAACGTTGAAAGTCAGTGGTGGGGAGGACGGCTATCGTCGCGCGCTACTGCTGGGCGGCGGTGAATCGGCAGGTGGGCACTGGGTATACAGCGTTGCCAAAATGGTGGACGACGGCCCCTGGACGATCCCCGATGAGCTTGAGCGCGACAACATTTTTATCAAGCACAGCCGCGGCGATGCCCACTCGGGGTTGTCGATTTCGGCCCTGTATTTTGACTCCACCTGGAATGGTACCGATCAGATTCCCCAGCGGGAGGTTGATGCCGGCAATCTGAGTCGTTACGACAGCCTAGATGACAGCACCGGTGGCGAGACCCACCGCTACCAACTCAGCATGCAGCAGTGGCACGCGCTCAGTGAGCGTCAACGCATTACCTCTACGGCCTATGTTGTGGACTATGGACTGGAGCTGTCCGGTAACTTTACCTACTTTGCTAACGACCCGCTGCTGGGTGATCAGGTGACGCAGTTTGATGACCGTGTTCTGTTCGGTGGGGAGCTCGGCTATGAGTGGGATCTGAATGCGGTTCACGCACTGGACCTTGGTCTGGGCCTGCGCGTTGACGATATCCGCGATGTGGGTGTTGGCAAAAGTGTCAACCGGCAGATTTATGCGATGGACAGCCGGGCCAGCGTGGAGGAGGTCGCCTACAGCGCCCATGCCAGCGTGAATTCCCAGTGGTCGGAGAAATTTGCCACGGTGGTCGGTCTGCGCTACGACCAGTTTAGTGTGGAGGTTGACGACAAGCTGAATGCCGCCAACGATGGCGACGAACAGGATCAAGTACTCAGCCCGAAACTGAGTGTCCGTTTTGGGCCCTTTGCCGACACAACATTTTTCGTCAATTTTGGTCAGGGCTATCACTCCAACGACGCCCGTGGAGTGGTGGGCGGCGGTGTGCCCCTGTTGTCGGAGTCGGAGGGTTATGAGCTGGGTTTGATCAACACCTCCCTTGACGGCTTGCAGCTGAGTTTGGTGGTGTTCAAGCTGGATCTGGACTCCGAGCTGGTGTTTGTCGGTGATGACGGCACAACTGAGGCGAAGGACGCGACAACCCGCACCGGGCTTGAACTAAGCCTTTACTACCGCCCCACGGACTGGCTGGTACTGGACGTGGACTACACCACCTCAGATGCCGAATTCTCTGAGGGCGAATTTGATGGCGACAACGTGCCAGACAGTATCGACGACGTGGTGTCTGCCGGACTGAGTATTGAAAGTGGAAAGGGCTACTACGGCGGTTTGCGCTTGCGCTATTTCGGTCCTCGTTATCTGACCGAAGATGGCGAACGACAATCCAAATCCACCCTGGTGGTCAATGCCAATGTGGGTGTTGAGTTAAGCGATGCGATGTCGCTATCACTTGAGGTGCTCAATGTCTTCGATCGCGAGGATGACGACATTACCTACTGGTATGAGTCCCGGCCTACGCCCGGTGCGGCGTTGGTCGAGGATTATCACTCCCACCCCATGATTCCCCGCACGCTGCGGGTGTCGGTGACGTATCAATTCTGA
- a CDS encoding TonB-dependent receptor domain-containing protein, which yields MNPRVLTSLVGLISVAGTAQAAEQHIETTIVTASRTEQTLTEALAPVTVFERADIERIAPRDLQELLSRAVGVSFVRNGGRGASASLFLRGNQSNHTLVLIDGVRIGSATLGSASITNLPPELIERVEIVRGPRSTLYGSDAIGGVINIITRKFHNTDGIKPYLQLGAGTQGSIEGVAAISGGNAQTQFNLTAMAEETDGIDNTANNTAPHGDDDAFEQQAFNLSASHRFSRTAEVFAFIQQSDSESDYDTNCYGTGFAKFDCAPYTDSRVTVANLRGEFQLASFWTLTAAVGRSTDESETKYSYLDPAAVGVTGDVFETTRDIIGLQNDFQISEHHLLTLGAEQLHDKVDSSLSYGDDERDNEGVYLQWQGEMGPVNAALGWRNDNNEQFGSTDTRNASAGVELVEGLRFVASYGEGFNAPTFNDLYYPDYGNPNLAPESSKNRELSLKGDTSWGRWSLNHFRNDVDNLIQYNPATGGPDQIESAQINGYELVVSTELAGWNIDANASYLEPTDSRSGLDLRRRARRQFNIDVDRQWQRWGVNLGLRAVGSRFENTSNTDRLAGYALLDFGVSYQLSESIKLQLAVKNALDKDYVSARSFSFGDYQSLGREAMFTITYAPQ from the coding sequence ATGAACCCACGTGTATTAACAAGCCTTGTTGGCCTGATTTCCGTCGCCGGCACCGCTCAGGCAGCCGAGCAACATATTGAAACCACCATTGTGACGGCCAGTCGCACCGAGCAAACCCTGACCGAGGCGCTCGCCCCGGTGACGGTATTTGAGCGGGCGGATATCGAACGTATCGCCCCCCGGGACCTGCAGGAACTATTGTCCCGGGCCGTTGGCGTGAGCTTCGTTCGCAACGGGGGTCGCGGCGCCAGCGCAAGCCTGTTTTTGCGCGGCAACCAGAGCAACCATACGCTGGTGCTGATCGACGGTGTTCGCATTGGCTCAGCCACCCTGGGCAGCGCCTCCATCACCAACCTCCCCCCGGAGTTAATCGAGCGCGTGGAAATTGTGCGCGGCCCACGCTCCACCCTGTATGGCTCTGATGCCATTGGCGGTGTTATCAATATCATTACCCGCAAGTTTCACAACACTGACGGCATCAAACCCTACCTGCAATTGGGTGCCGGCACCCAGGGTAGTATTGAAGGTGTAGCCGCCATCAGCGGGGGCAATGCGCAAACCCAATTCAACCTGACTGCCATGGCTGAAGAAACCGACGGCATCGATAATACCGCGAACAACACCGCGCCCCATGGCGATGACGACGCCTTTGAGCAGCAGGCGTTTAACCTGAGCGCCAGCCACCGTTTCAGCCGCACCGCCGAAGTGTTTGCCTTTATTCAGCAGAGCGACAGCGAAAGCGATTACGACACCAACTGCTACGGCACCGGCTTCGCGAAATTCGATTGCGCACCCTATACCGACAGCCGGGTTACCGTCGCCAACTTGCGCGGCGAATTTCAGCTGGCCTCGTTCTGGACGCTGACGGCCGCCGTGGGCCGCTCAACCGACGAAAGCGAAACGAAATACAGTTACCTCGACCCCGCAGCAGTCGGCGTCACCGGCGATGTATTTGAAACCACCCGCGATATTATCGGTCTCCAAAACGACTTTCAGATCAGCGAACATCATTTGCTCACCCTCGGCGCCGAGCAACTTCACGACAAAGTGGACAGCTCCCTAAGTTACGGCGATGACGAGCGCGATAATGAAGGTGTCTACCTGCAATGGCAGGGTGAGATGGGCCCGGTCAATGCCGCGTTGGGATGGCGCAACGACAACAATGAGCAGTTTGGCAGCACCGATACCCGCAACGCCTCCGCCGGTGTAGAGCTGGTAGAGGGCCTGCGGTTTGTTGCCTCCTACGGCGAAGGCTTTAACGCACCCACCTTCAATGATCTGTATTACCCCGACTACGGCAACCCGAACCTGGCACCAGAGTCATCCAAAAACCGGGAGCTATCCCTGAAAGGGGACACCAGCTGGGGCCGCTGGAGCCTGAACCACTTCCGCAACGACGTCGACAATCTGATCCAATACAACCCTGCCACTGGCGGCCCGGATCAAATCGAGTCTGCGCAAATCAATGGCTACGAGCTGGTCGTCTCGACCGAACTGGCCGGCTGGAACATCGACGCCAACGCCAGCTATCTTGAGCCCACCGATAGCCGCAGCGGCCTGGATCTGCGCCGCCGGGCCCGGCGTCAGTTCAATATCGATGTGGACCGGCAGTGGCAACGCTGGGGAGTCAACCTGGGCCTTCGCGCCGTCGGCAGTCGCTTTGAGAACACCAGCAATACCGACCGCCTGGCAGGCTACGCTCTGTTAGACTTTGGCGTTTCCTATCAGCTGAGCGAATCCATAAAATTACAGCTGGCGGTCAAGAACGCACTGGACAAGGACTACGTCAGTGCGCGTAGTTTCAGCTTTGGGGACTATCAATCCCTGGGCAGAGAAGCGATGTTTACCATAACCTACGCACCTCAATAG